The sequence aaaaatacatataattttctATATGATATAAATTGTGACGTATGATATGATACCCAAATCAATGTCGTCCATGAGAGTGTCCAACACCTGGGCTGTTGCCGGGATTTGTCGACCTGAAGTCTGTGGGGTGGGTGATGACCGCCTTTTGAAGAACACTACGTCGTGTATATGTGACCACAATGCTAGAATTCTCAGCCTCAGGATTCATATAAGTTGACTCAATCTCTAACGAAGTAATTTTCAAATGTCTCTCTTCTGTAT is a genomic window of Brassica oleracea var. oleracea cultivar TO1000 unplaced genomic scaffold, BOL UnpScaffold25979, whole genome shotgun sequence containing:
- the LOC106322419 gene encoding uncharacterized protein LOC106322419, whose product is TEERHLKITSLEIESTYMNPEAENSSIVVTYTRRSVLQKAVITHPTDFRSTNPGNSPGVGHSHGRH